In Thermofilum pendens Hrk 5, the sequence AAATCCTTCGACGCTATCTTTGATGCTACGTCGAGTATTTTCTCTGGTTCTACGTCTATGCCTATCAGCGCGACGCTCTTGTAGCCGAGCTTCGAGGGATCGACCTCAACTGTATACTTCTTTATTACACCTGCCCTTTCCAGTTTTCTTAGACGCTTCTTCACGGCTACATCCGTTATTCCCAGCTTTCTCCCCAGCTCTGTGAGCGAGGCCCTGCCGTTCTCCGTAAGCTCCCTTATCAAGGCTAAGTCTTTTTCATCCATGCGCACTTCTCGAGCCACAACCGTGCTAACAGTTATCTCCGCTAAAAAGGCTTCGTTATATCCGTCAACTTTAAATCCGTGCAACCCTATAAACTAGCACCGGCAGGATCGCGCCTCGACGCCCCCGAGCGGGGGTGGATGAAAAGGCGCCCGGGAAAACGCTACTCCGCGTCTAGCAGCTACCTACGCTTAATTTGCAATGTGACTATTACCGCCGCAGCCACCATGGGTAGAAAGAGAAGGATGGGAATATTCCTCTCCAGGAACTTGATAGTCTCCTTTACTGGGTCAAATCTCCTTGCGTAAGGCTGAATAAAAACTTCTAGGCTCGACGTAGAGGCATTGAGTAAAGCTCCCCGGTAGTCAAGCGCTAAAGCTTCCACCTCGGGCGTCGCCCTAGCCTTCATAACGCCGTGAAGCGTCCTCCAGCCGTAGATCGGCGATAGCATCGCCGATACCTGTTTTCCGTATTCCGCGAGGACGACTTCCCTCAGCGAGCAGTTATTCGAGAGACACACCTCCCTCCCGGAGAAGACCTCGAAGACCTCTCCGTCCGTCTTGAAGACCGCCTCCCTCGCGCCCCACGGAGCCTTCACCGGTAAAACCGACGAGTTGGAGGCTTTAACCAGGTACGCTCCCTGGAAGGCGAGGTCCCAGGCTCCCCTCAGCGTGTAGTTCAGTATCAGCGCCCCAGAAGTATCCTCCTCGAAGCCTCCGTACGCGACCACTACGTACGCTCCGCCTACACGTGTCACGGCGACGGCGTACTCTTCGCCGTAGCCCGTGATGGATGAAAGATACAGGAGCCCGCCCACTTCTGACACCCTGGCTACGAAGCCGTCATGCGTACCGTCGCCGCCCACAGTGCTCCCAACTAACAGTAGAGACCCGTCGTCGAGCGGTAAAGCGTCCTCAGGAGTGTCTATCCCGGCGCCGCCGACCACGGTGTCGTCCTTCAGCTCTAGCTGTGGGGTTAGCCTGGCTACAAAAACGTCTCCCTGCGAGACATTGTACGCCCACGTCTCCCCGACCACCACGAGGTAGCCGCCTGCGTAGAGAATCCTTCTCGGATGGTCGTCAAAAGAGGGACTCCCGAAGACAACCACGCGCACGGGTGTGCCCTTTGAGAGCCTTACGACGACAACGTCGGAGCTCCTCGTGGTAGCCTCAGCGTAGACGTATCCAGCTACGAAGAGGGTGCCGTTTCCAAGCGAGACGACGTCTACTCCGTACAGCGGCACGGCGCTTCGCAAGGCGTACACTCTTGGCTCGCCGCGAGGCTCTACTTCCGCTACTAGAATGGACGGCGCTCCTTCCAGGAAAACTGTGCCCACGAAAACCCCACTCCCGTTGGTGGCGTAGGAGCCCGTAACGAAGCCGGGGGCGTCCACGTAGTAGAGTTTACGTGTAGAGTTTGAAACGTAGCCGAAGAACGGTAGGGAGTATGCTCCCACTTTCAGTGAGCCGCCTAGGAAGACGCAATCCCTGTCGAAGTGCGCCGTCAGCAGGTTGACCTTCGCCGGGGCACCCAGGCTAGGCACGAGTAACAGGAGTAGCGCGGCGGAAATCAGTAAGGCGGCAATACGTAGCCTCGACACGCCTCCCCACGTACGTTGTTTGTGCGCCTTATTTAGGCGTTGTGCTCTTTATAGCGAGAGTAGGAGGAGCTTGCACTGAAGCCGTAGAAGCCTGAAGGGCGAGTGGAGAGTTATTGCCCCCTTCTCTCTGAGCGCTTCTACGGCTTTCCCGAGCGCATCCGTGGACACGCCGAGCCTCCTCGCAGCTTCCTCGAATGAGCTTGAAGAGGCGATTGCTTTCACGACTTCTACCTCCGGTGGGGACAGGTTCGCCGGGCTTACAGAGAGCAGTTTTTCCAACGTCAGCGCTACTGCTTCCTCCACTAGGCGTAGGAGCTCCTCTGTGTCGACGAAGTAGACGTAGTCGGGTATGAGTAGCACCTTTACGCCCAGCTCTTCGGCCGTAGCTTTTGCGGCTTCATCGGAGAAGCCTCTCGCGATGAGGAGCGGCTTGGCTCCGAGGAGCGCGGCGTTCGCGTATACCTGCCTTACGTCTGTAACAGAGACCCTCCCGGACTTCACCTCAACGGCGTACGCCTCGCCGTTCTTCCTAGCGAGGATGTCTACCTCCGCTAGGCTTACGCCGTTCCTCTCAAGCCTCAGGCGGGTTTGCTCTACGGAGAACCCTTCGAGCTCTAAGATTAGGCGCGCCAATGCCTCCACCCATACCCCGCGCGTCACGCCTTGCCCACCCATATCCACGAGAACATTTTCCTTGCTTCGCTCAGCGAGATTTTCGAGTCTGGGTCGACGTAGCCCGCTTCCAGCACGCGGAGCCTAGCCACGGAGGGGGTGTAGCGCCACAAGTGTAGCTCTAGGAACGTTTCTAGCGGCGTAACGCTCGAGTAGTAGTTCCTATAGGTCCTCGCCATGACCCACTCCACGAGACCCTCGTCCTCGACTTCGTGCTTCGAGGAGACCTCGAGCTCGTAGAGCCCTCTGTACGGGCAGAACCTACAGCTCACGCGGGGTAACCCTTGAAGGTAGTGGGGGTGTACGAGGCCGGCGCGCCTAACTATTCCCGCGACTTCCGCCGCGGAGAGGTCATGGACGAGGTTTACCACTCCCCCGTTGAAGTACACTTTTCTCTTAGCGAGGCCGCTGAGCCTTTCGTAGCGCTTCCCGGCCTCGAGCGCCCTCTCGGCTTTAGCCTCAACCTCGGCCCCTATCTCCTTCTTCGCCTCTCTTAGGGCGCGAGTCTTCAGGTACGTGCACCACCTGTCGCCGCGCTTCGGGAGCCCCTCCCTCAGCAGGTAGAACTCCAGCTTCCTCCTGTCCGGCTCGACTATTCTCAGGTCGACTCCCAGTCTTGACGCTACTTTCTCCGCGAAGGCTATGTTCTCCACGGGCTCGAGGTACGGCATGTGCACGTAGACTGCCGTTACCTTGAAGCCCACGATTTCCTGGAGCTTTGTGAGTAGGTAGAGGTTAGCCGTGCTGTCCTTCCCGCCGCTGAGGTCAGCCATTACGTGCTTACCCTTAAGCTTCTCGCCATGCCTCCGCGCGACCTCGGCCACCCGGTCTTCAACGGGGGCTTCGGTGCTCCACCCCTTCTCGGCTAGGGGAGGCTCGTAGACGCTTTTAAAGAAGCCCGTGCTACCCCTGTAGAGAGAGCCGCTACCCTGCGACCACAGGTAGAGGGAGGAGGGTTCGCCCTCGTACTCCACTTCTATGTAGTCGGAGAACGACCTGACGTACCCCCTCCTGCCGCTGGGAGAAAGAAAGGGGTACTTTTCCATCACACTGGCTTCCCTGGCTCGGCTATACCACCTCCACCCTGACTTTGCCTTGGAGCTTCTCGGCAAACCTCCTGGCGTCGCTCTCGGAGCCCACTATAGCCCCGTAGTGCATCGGTATGGCTAGCTCGGGGGATATTGTCTCCGCGGCTTTCACAGCCTCGTCGGCGTCCATGACGTAGGTCCCGCTAACCGGGAGTAGGGCTACGCTGACCTTGCCCTTCAGCGACGCCATCTCCGGTATAAAGTCGGTGTCGCCCGCGTGGTAGACTACGACGTCTCCTAGCCTTACGAGGACCCCTATCCCCTTGTAGTCCTTGGGGTGGAACCTCTTGCCTACGTTGTATGCCGGCACAGCCTCTATCTCGACTCCCTTCACGGCGACCCTGTCCCCGGGGTTGAGGAGCTTGTACTCGTATCCCAGCCCCTTAACCTTCGCGGCGCAGTTCACGCTGGCGACAACGACGGTGGTCTGCTTGGCTACCTTCCTTATATCGTCCGGGCTACAGTGGTCGTAGTGGTCGTGCGTGCATACCACTATGTCGGCGTCCCGGGGGGAGCTTGGCACCTGGAAGGGATCTATGTAGACAACGACTTTTCCATCCGTAATCCTGAAGGCGGCGTGCCCGAGGCGGGTTATGCTCACCCCTCGGAAATTAACGCTGCCCATGACCCTCAGAAGATTAATTGTGTACAGTGTAATAAACCCAGCGCGGATCTCTCCGGACGAGAAGGCGCTTATTCGCGGGGCGCTATCCTGGCTATCGGGGCTCCCTGCTTTACGACTTCGCCCTCAGCTACGAGCACTTCTTTTACCACGCCGTTCATGCTCGACTTTACCTCTATCAAAGTCTTCATAGCCTCCATCGTGGCTATAGTAGTCCCTTTCTCGACCCTTTGACCCTCCTTTACGAGTATCCTGCTGACCCTCCCGGTTATGGGGGCCACCACGTACTCCTTCGACTGGGGCTGTGCTTCGACCTTTTTGACGAGGCTTGTCTGGAGCACGGAGAGTACTGTTCCGAGGGGGGTCTCGCCCTCCGGTACCTCTACCTCCACCTCGTATGCCTCGCCCTCCACGATTACGAGAAACCTCTTCTTCAACTCCTACCACCTACCACGCGGCTACGTCGCTCTCCAGGATATCCGCTAAGGCGGCAAGCCTCCAAGAACCCCTTACCGTCGACTCTCGGAGCGCTTGCCTCCTCGCTTTGCCCCTCCTGGTATTCAGGTATACTATGACGGCGGCGAGGACGACAGCCCTCCTTGAAGGCTCCATCGAGGCGCACCCGCTATACGGGCGGTACTCCGTGTTTCCTCGGAGGCCTCGGGTGCTTCTCCCGCTTATCCCTCAGGAACATGAGAGCCTTGTAGATGTAGGAGCGAGTCTCCCGGGGGAACACTATGTCGTCCACGTAGCCCCTCGAAGCCGCGAAGTACGGCGTCGTGATCTCCTTCCTGTACTTTTCCTCGAATTCCTTCGCCAGCTCCTCGGGGTTCGCTGCCTTCTCCAGCTCCCTCTTGTATATGATCTCTATCGCCTCCCTGGGCCCCATGACGGCTATCTCCGCGGTTGGCCATGCGAGGACATAGTCCGCTCCGAGGTGCTTGCTACCCATGGCTATGTAGGCCCCTCCGTACGCTTTCCTCAGGATGACGGTGATCTTCGGGGTCGTGGCGTCGGCGTAGGCGTAGATGATCTTCGCTCCGTGCCTTATGACTCCCCCGTGTTCCTGGTACGTGCCCGGTAGGAAGCCCGGCACGTCGACGAAGGTGATTATCGGGAAGTTGAAAGAGTCGCAGAAAGTCACGAACCTCGCTATCTTGTCCGAGGAGTCTATGTCTAGGCAACCGGCGGAGACTGCCGGCTGGTTCGCGACTACGCACACCGGGAAGCCTCCGAGCCTGGCGAAACCTACTACGGCATTCGTGGCGAAGTGCGCGTGTACCTCCAGGAACGAGCCTTTATCGAAGACCCTGTTTATCACCTCTTTAACGTCGTAAGGTTTCACGGGGTCCTCCGGGACAAGCCCGTCGAGCTCGGAGTCCTCCCTGAATGGGTCGTCGCCCGTTTCCGCGTACGGAGGGTCTTCGGTGTTGTTGCTCGGAAGGTAGCTCAGCAACGCCTTGATTATCCTGATGGCGTGGTCGTCGTCTTCCGCCAGGAAGTGCGCTACACCGCTCTTCGTCGCGTGAATCTCGGCGCCCCCGAGCTCCTCGAAAGTGACGTCTTCGCCTATGGACGCCTTCACGACCTTGGGTCCGGTTATGAACATGTAGGATTTCTTCGTCATGACTATGAAGTCGGCAAGGGCTGGGGAGTACACGGCGCCCCCGGCGGCTGGGCCCATGATTGCCACGATCTGCGGGATTACCCCGCTGGCCATCACGTTCCTGTAGAATATCTCCCCGTAACCCTTCAGCGAGTCGACGCCCTCCTGTATCCGGGCGCCCCCGCTATCGTTTAAGCCTATCACGGGTATTCCAAGCTTTAAGGCAGTCTCTATGGTTCTCGCGATCTTGTATGCGTGCATCTCGCCAACAGAGCCCCCCATGAACGAGAAGTCCTGGGCGTAGACCGCCACTCTCCTGCCGTCGATGCTTCCAAGGCCCGCTACGACTCCGTCCCCGAACACCTTCCTGGACTCCATCCCGAAGCCTGTAGCCCTGTGCTGGATGAAGCGGGCAATCGGTACGAAGGAGCCCTTGTCGAGCAACCTTTCAAGCCTCTCGTGCGCTGTCAGCCTTCCCTGCTCGTGGATCTTCTTCGCGAAGTCCTCCGGAGGCACTTCCGTGAGTCTTCTCTTCTCGACTAGCTCGCTAAACCTGTCCATAGGGACCAGCCGGGAAGTTCATTCGAGTTCTAGAACCCAGACTTCGTACTCGCTTCCCCCCACCTTCACCTTGACGAGTTCGGCGCCCCTCTGCACGGCGTCCGCGACTAGCGCTACGTGGCGCTGCAACCTAGAGACCGACTCTAGCCAGTCGTTCTGCGGGTACTTGAGGCCAGCCGGAATCTTCACGGCCTGCAAAACTTTGGGGGGCACGCTGTCAGGGTTTACAGCCGCTAGCGATAGCCCCGGCCTAACCTGCGCGGGCTCAACGCTGGACACTTGAAGCCCTTTTATCGATACGTAGGCTGTACCCGTAGCCTTCACTTCGAGGGATCTTTGGGCGACCCCCGCTCTCCACGTCTCGGCCTGTTCCCCGTCCGCTAGCACGGTTGCGTCCCCCGTAACCGCGTAGGTGACTCTTTCGTGAAGCTGGAGCTCGAGCGCGCCTCCTCTAACCTCGAATGCGGGAGCTATGAGCGGGTTGAAGGAAATTATGTTGGCCGCCGCGTGGAGGTACTTGTCTATCGATGATAGTGGCGACGGCGACAGGAAGGTTCTGTTCGCAGAGCGTATTACAATCGTCATACGTCAAGCGCCCGTGGGGGGTGTAGTTACGTGTGGTATAAAAGCTTTGTCGAAGAAGGCTTCAACTGCTGTCGAAAGTTCCAATTGGTGCTTAGACAACCCAGTCTTCGACGCTCTTCCTTCTAAGGACTATAACTCGAATGAAGCCGGCTAAGAGTATCGTAAGCCAGAGTGGCTGGTAAACGAAGAAGTAGACAGGGTATAGGTACAGGTATGACTTCATCTTCACGGCGCGTGATGCCGCGAACTGCCAGAATAGGAACACGAAGAACGCTGTGAGGATTGCTCCCGCCTTTACGAGGTATATGAGCTGGATGTTCAGAAGCAGGATCGAGGCGAATGGAAGCGCCTGGGCTACTAGGGACGACAACGTGAGCATGAAGAGGTAAGCCGTCTTCTCGTAGACGTGGTTGCTGAGGACGAACGTTATCAAAGCGCTCGAAAGCGACGGTAGAGCCAGCAGGAGCCCGGGGATCACGGCGTGCGGCATTCTGAGAAGCGTTTTAAGCGCGTCCGCGAAGTTCTCTTCCAGCCAGGCGGCGAGGCCTATTGCCCACCTTTTGCGTTGCTTAAACCACTTCCTAAAATCGCTCGGAGGATAGTTGAGTACGTAGGTGTTCTCGATGTACGTAAAGTTATGCTTAGCTTTAAACGACCTCAGGGCTATGTCGAAGTCCTCGGATATCGATGGGCGGAAGTACCCTATCTCGTCCAGCGCTTTTCTCCTGACGGCGAACGCCGCCCCGTTGACGGCGACTGTTCTCCTAGCGGCCCTCGCCATCAGCTTACTTGCAAAGTTGTAGGATGCGTACTCGATGTAGACGAGCTTCGAGAGAATACCCCCCGTGTCGACTATAACTTTCTTGATGTCGGCTATGTCGTAGCCCTCCATAGCCTTCAAAACCTTCTCGATGAAGCGGTCGTCCTCCACGTATACGTCGTCGTCCAGGAATATTACGACCTCGCCGCTAGACTCTCTAAGCGCCTCGTTCAGCGCGCTAACCTTGCCGCCCCTCTTAGGCCTTAGGATGAGCTTCACCCCGCCGATCCTCCTTAGTTCCTCGGCCACCTCCCTCAGAGGCTCATCCACAACGACTACTACTTCCTTGTCCTCGTAGGGGAGGCTCGCCACCCTCTTCACAAGCCTGACTAACCTCTCAGACCCCCTGTACGACGGTATGATGACCGACACCTTTCGGCCCTGCGAAGCCTTACCCTCCAAGACTACCTCGGCGATAGCGCGGCTAGACATCCCGAAGCCTTAAAAATCGAAAGAGAAATAAACTTTGCCGCGACGCGCGAAAGCCTTTTTGCTCAGACATTGCTTGGTACTAGCACGTGGCTTACGAGCGGAGTGCTCCGCGCGCGCCCGGGAAAAGCGTTGAAGAGTGCATGAAGAAAATGCTTGAATCCGCGCTGAGAGACCAGTTTAACGGCGTTGGGAGGGCGTTTATCTCGAGCCTCTTGGAGCAGGGCTTCACGCGAGACGAGGTGAGCGAAGCCGTCCGGGCTCTGAGCTCGCAGTACGAGGTAAGGGTGATCGGCGACGTCGTAAAGGTATACTTCGGGAAAGAGAAGAGAAGCAACGCTCCTAGGTGAGAGTAGTGGTGAATATTGAAGCTTCGTGTTTTTCCACGCCTATAGGGGAGCTTTGCGGCATCGTCAGGGGGAACGTTGTACTCTACCTGCATAGACCGCTCCTGCTCTCAGGCGTTACTCGCGGAGAGTTCGCGGAGAGGTTGAGGAGGGAGATCGAGGAGTACTTTTCCGGGAGGAGGAAAAGCTTCTCGTTTAGACCTCTGATTAGAGGATCAGCCTTGAGGAAAAAGGTCTTCGAGGAGGTTTTGAGGATCCCCTACGGATCCACCATTACGTACGGAGAGCTCGCCGCGAGGGTTGGATCGAGCCCGAGAGCCGTTGGGAGAGTGCTCTCAGAGAATAGGATACTCCTAGTCATACCCTGCCACAGGGTGGTAGCATCGAAAGGCGTCGGTGGTTACGCTTTTGGGGTCGAGGCTAAGAAGTACCTTTTAAGGCTGGAGGCAAGTAACCGGTGAGAGCCTAACGGTGATGCGCGTGCCTAAGAAGCTGGTAAGCTTTTGGGGTAAGGGGGGTGTCGGGAAGACTACTCTTTCCTCGGCTGTTGCAGTCTCGCTTTCGAAGATGGGTTACAGGACGTACCTCTTGTCCTCCGACTTTGTGCCCTCGTTGCAGGACGTTCTAGGCGTGGAGCTTTCCCGGGAGCCCTTGGAGCTTTCCGAGAACCTCGTGGTAGACCAGCTCTTCGAGGAGAAAGTTATCGAAATGTGGAAAGAGAGGTTCGGGGAGGA encodes:
- a CDS encoding Lrp/AsnC family transcriptional regulator; the encoded protein is MDEKDLALIRELTENGRASLTELGRKLGITDVAVKKRLRKLERAGVIKKYTVEVDPSKLGYKSVALIGIDVEPEKILDVASKIASKDFAVKVYLTTGDHMIMVEAWARDNKHLTQIIGEIGSTEGVKRVCPAIVLEKLK
- a CDS encoding restriction endonuclease, yielding MTRGVWVEALARLILELEGFSVEQTRLRLERNGVSLAEVDILARKNGEAYAVEVKSGRVSVTDVRQVYANAALLGAKPLLIARGFSDEAAKATAEELGVKVLLIPDYVYFVDTEELLRLVEEAVALTLEKLLSVSPANLSPPEVEVVKAIASSSSFEEAARRLGVSTDALGKAVEALREKGAITLHSPFRLLRLQCKLLLLSL
- a CDS encoding phosphoadenosine phosphosulfate reductase family protein; the protein is MEKYPFLSPSGRRGYVRSFSDYIEVEYEGEPSSLYLWSQGSGSLYRGSTGFFKSVYEPPLAEKGWSTEAPVEDRVAEVARRHGEKLKGKHVMADLSGGKDSTANLYLLTKLQEIVGFKVTAVYVHMPYLEPVENIAFAEKVASRLGVDLRIVEPDRRKLEFYLLREGLPKRGDRWCTYLKTRALREAKKEIGAEVEAKAERALEAGKRYERLSGLAKRKVYFNGGVVNLVHDLSAAEVAGIVRRAGLVHPHYLQGLPRVSCRFCPYRGLYELEVSSKHEVEDEGLVEWVMARTYRNYYSSVTPLETFLELHLWRYTPSVARLRVLEAGYVDPDSKISLSEARKMFSWIWVGKA
- a CDS encoding MBL fold metallo-hydrolase yields the protein MGSVNFRGVSITRLGHAAFRITDGKVVVYIDPFQVPSSPRDADIVVCTHDHYDHCSPDDIRKVAKQTTVVVASVNCAAKVKGLGYEYKLLNPGDRVAVKGVEIEAVPAYNVGKRFHPKDYKGIGVLVRLGDVVVYHAGDTDFIPEMASLKGKVSVALLPVSGTYVMDADEAVKAAETISPELAIPMHYGAIVGSESDARRFAEKLQGKVRVEVV
- a CDS encoding acetyl-CoA carboxylase biotin carboxyl carrier protein subunit codes for the protein MKKRFLVIVEGEAYEVEVEVPEGETPLGTVLSVLQTSLVKKVEAQPQSKEYVVAPITGRVSRILVKEGQRVEKGTTIATMEAMKTLIEVKSSMNGVVKEVLVAEGEVVKQGAPIARIAPRE
- a CDS encoding acyl-CoA carboxylase subunit beta; this encodes MDRFSELVEKRRLTEVPPEDFAKKIHEQGRLTAHERLERLLDKGSFVPIARFIQHRATGFGMESRKVFGDGVVAGLGSIDGRRVAVYAQDFSFMGGSVGEMHAYKIARTIETALKLGIPVIGLNDSGGARIQEGVDSLKGYGEIFYRNVMASGVIPQIVAIMGPAAGGAVYSPALADFIVMTKKSYMFITGPKVVKASIGEDVTFEELGGAEIHATKSGVAHFLAEDDDHAIRIIKALLSYLPSNNTEDPPYAETGDDPFREDSELDGLVPEDPVKPYDVKEVINRVFDKGSFLEVHAHFATNAVVGFARLGGFPVCVVANQPAVSAGCLDIDSSDKIARFVTFCDSFNFPIITFVDVPGFLPGTYQEHGGVIRHGAKIIYAYADATTPKITVILRKAYGGAYIAMGSKHLGADYVLAWPTAEIAVMGPREAIEIIYKRELEKAANPEELAKEFEEKYRKEITTPYFAASRGYVDDIVFPRETRSYIYKALMFLRDKREKHPRPPRKHGVPPV
- a CDS encoding glycosyltransferase, whose protein sequence is MSSRAIAEVVLEGKASQGRKVSVIIPSYRGSERLVRLVKRVASLPYEDKEVVVVVDEPLREVAEELRRIGGVKLILRPKRGGKVSALNEALRESSGEVVIFLDDDVYVEDDRFIEKVLKAMEGYDIADIKKVIVDTGGILSKLVYIEYASYNFASKLMARAARRTVAVNGAAFAVRRKALDEIGYFRPSISEDFDIALRSFKAKHNFTYIENTYVLNYPPSDFRKWFKQRKRWAIGLAAWLEENFADALKTLLRMPHAVIPGLLLALPSLSSALITFVLSNHVYEKTAYLFMLTLSSLVAQALPFASILLLNIQLIYLVKAGAILTAFFVFLFWQFAASRAVKMKSYLYLYPVYFFVYQPLWLTILLAGFIRVIVLRRKSVEDWVV
- a CDS encoding methylated-DNA--[protein]-cysteine S-methyltransferase, with the protein product MVNIEASCFSTPIGELCGIVRGNVVLYLHRPLLLSGVTRGEFAERLRREIEEYFSGRRKSFSFRPLIRGSALRKKVFEEVLRIPYGSTITYGELAARVGSSPRAVGRVLSENRILLVIPCHRVVASKGVGGYAFGVEAKKYLLRLEASNR